One window of the Leishmania panamensis strain MHOM/PA/94/PSC-1 chromosome 12 sequence genome contains the following:
- a CDS encoding surface antigen protein, putative (TriTrypDB/GeneDB-style sysID: LpmP.12.0760) — translation MHLCRALSAEGSRARHRTPLCSSGRSSKHPLDRLPSRLPIHPHAFLPFSSLPCATLALRLLAPFTSSPGYPRSEVYDAVCAHPTCSRPQAPDSPLVSSIASLPYPTSHAYPILAVAPLASCRWLEVMRCTRWLVLAAILAAAAVRATVTGDFTAEQQSNTLAVLQAFAGAIPELQSTWSGSDFCSWGGVTCAVSSVRVAGINAMYAGTLPEMPAGVDYTNVMITRLDFSTMARGLSGTLPDSECDRRTLARSSPLHASSWCSSRRMRGRPPTGGKWESCATFLCASFLLTVARHSAGRRGRRRGGEAVVFCSFLPSASAIVIAPASTALELPLCLRRGPSVPVAPSLSLALLPLSTSPEHAPLPIRPPSCLCSPLPLVVPLFSALLTESHLGLLCEVLVGFLVTCRGPRKAGRAVPPWCLVRTVRYCEESFWKASRKEVSAT, via the coding sequence ATGCACCTGTGCCGAGCTCTCTCAGCTGAAGGCAGCAGAGCTCGGCACCGCACCCCGTTGTGTTCCAGTGGGCGCAGTTCCAAACACCCCCTCGACCGACTGCCTTCACGCCTTCCTATACATCCTCacgcttttcttcccttttcttccctgcCATGCGCGACTCTCGCGCTTCGACTCTTAGCCCctttcacctcttcccccgGGTACCCTCGTAGTGAGGTCTATGATGCCGTGTGCGCACACCCAACCTGTTCAAGACCGCAAGCGCCCGATTCGCCTCTCGTTTCCTCTATTGCCTCTCTTCCATACCCGACCTCTCACGCCTACCCCATATTGGCTGTTGCACCTCTTGCCTCTTGCCGCTGGTTGGAAGTGATGCGGTGCACGCGTtggctggtgctggcggcgatcctcgctgctgcggctgtgcgcGCTACCGTGACGGGTGACTTCACCGCCGAGCAGCAGTCCAAcacgctggcggtgctgcaggcgttTGCGGGCGCGATCCCTGAGCTGCAAAGCACGTGGAGTGGCAGCGACTTCTGCTCGTGGGGCGGCGTGACGTGCGCTGTGTCCAGCGTGCGCGTGGCGGGAATCAATGCGATGTATGCCGGCACGCTGCCGGAGATGCCTGCGGGCGTCGACTACACGAACGTGATGATCACGCGCCTCGACTTCTCCACGATGGCGCGGGGGCTGAGCGGGACGCTGCCGGACAGTGAGTGCGACCGACGCactctcgctcgctcctcccccttACACGCCTCTTCCTGGTGCTCCAGCAGGCGAATGCGCGGGCGCCCCCCCACGGGGGGAAAGTGGGAAAGCTGTGCGACTTTCCTCTGCGCGTCGTTTTTACTCACCGTTGCGCGGCACAGCGCGGGGCGACGGGGccggcggcgggggggggaggcggtggtgttttgctcttttttGCCCAGCGCGAGCGCGATCGTTATTGCGCCTGCCAGTACTGCTTTAGAGTTGCCGCTCTGTTTGAGAAGGGGCCCGAGTGTCCCCGtggccccttctctctctctcgcgttgCTTCCACTGTCCACGTCTCCCGAGCACGCCCCACTGCCCATCCGACCCCCTTCATGTCTCTGCTCCCCTTTGCCGCTTGTCGTGCCCCTTTTTAGTGCTTTGCTCACTGAATCACATCTCGGCCTACTCTGCGAAGTGCTTGTCGGATTTCTCGTAACATGCCGTGGACCACGTAAGGCAGGCAGAGCTGTGCCGCCGTGGTGCCTTGTACGGACCGTAAGATACTGTGAGGAGTCCTTCTGGAAAGCATCGAGGAAAGAAGTGTCAGCAACATGA
- a CDS encoding hypothetical protein (TriTrypDB/GeneDB-style sysID: LpmP.12.0770), producing the protein MHAGSSTREQEATAPHPLPLPPHGATPVSVGGAVASSSGVSHPSRAKSREPAVLATLWLDADHYTYEALCTAGAAAVIVRPSQCEEGESDALHSGEIHAGDMRDRQGLPVDSTATGDDLSMGPRSPPPLRLAQHEGMTAARRRPSSSARASAISAATDDTKRHEACKGGEPKQKASGRTVADDVAHRSSPAASSAGARAAQSTSSGLLPLSPGDADVRLDILEEVELCNVTPILPRTFAVERLVQQLVPCTYIFAPHAPPPPSATRASSAKRAEADANSPSSAAPAHGFNAPPPRTPLTSQCLAHLRKVSDQHLALLRGATSTPVTPEVVASASAVNGASRTRMVPSTVPVYMQATSLAVCGGSDHDHLTATYTGKGGDGDPHKRGEQESAREWKEEVLFTGGVCQSLLSRLADPSSNESDMEVALAHETDARQAAVEDSAAPLHSEGLPLASNDNAPTLREASESVSSIGASVAAGVFSVTATCETFPHCTLSEGSSWRRRGRPAPTPGPQTSSASLTSAVVETAGSCCHTERIAWVSFAAAQARYEQYRQLLLQRHTCGANFSMSPSTGDSASTNSRRVEDRQTRLEEQSAMPDVAQSALSQCTAATSDFTADFETVQKFWTTAAAAPLAPSFMATDMATDPAVSEIGPTDTDLDDANVLALSTALFPLHSSPQLPLPLTLSKQHHMAEQLSLRASQQRQCGAVVEWSSGTVSYTTDTLGLYEEQQVHSQRLYHVLPPSPPSLPLASAVPSKRSVSVARGDGSFSNVAATEDRSSLRGAVLAQLQRLSRLRSAECAAAHGEVALESEDTIEPPAREDAVAVAGATRLSPRPPTPVTRKPSPPSSSFSAPTSPNIMPAVALSAHQCRCYRCLPLNVQFAQVPSLTLPVLRRYLDVLHRTALPGLSTQQRRQGTTLASAVEVSAVSSAEEASELASQREPSSRTAAVARRGGLPAEEVGTGPHASRDGCCGRARAHHSGRRRRCGAVDDVTAANGAKRSKKACEATPVSVPSRPHALQAGGDAQRMRGVDDPLTVFPVLQWWLDRRQEGGRPTHGTPPNGKRTRTETSDAALQSSDGVQRCDRAPSQLVAQMTTGHRHHGEACASGQDRPRTSDSSFPSAVPTEPSSADVVSLDWVDDAVLDEVVVVGIVPRGHPHQLQLVAPSRAFCLILIQRLEEVAEAAVPILGFMIPPHPAPPFPLPGGMNRAPEAAAATATASTSSDTTSEWRAWLEAQYFTAMWTTLRQRLTSIEWRTVLQEACDSPFLARWTKAAAVGSGSKSAVFRDHTLRPGPGLMTTASERGVSGSPAAERHKGEAAVHEALHGMQTSVRRAAELHTTACLSTAEDLVARVILTALVPILHRRITVMYELLRHFASKSLYISHRIQCDAYQHWYSMTPSPAAVLRLLQRSGRFSRALARCYPQYDLSPVMLSPLTTLDGGGQGGAATRATVASTSLPSSPLSHAMDEAGNSTAARDVTASESEVTAGSLSTHEDYSPQLEDISATHAATSPVRCQARATATVEGRDVESPPSLSSSSSPTTTAAPMAATSAWMSFLPSSSDEPSLQAPPQPQPQPPQQAVMTYVPESALLDPRYLQRFAWWMHRVHHGAGTNGSGSATSSGSSGTGGVGVGAPPHSRVASTVHIPGDYLRVLPMQEQDASIRTVLRSLAQKGRTLDLWEMSQHINSHHASYVYH; encoded by the coding sequence ATGCACGCCGGCAGCTCTACTAGAGAGCAAGAGGCAACAGCACCTCATCcacttcctcttccaccccATGGCGCCACACCCGTCAGTGtcggtggcgctgtcgcgtcctcctccggcgtCTCTCACCCTTCGCGCGCCAAGAGCAGAGAACCAGCTGTCCTTGCCACCCTGTGGCTAGACGCGGATCACTACACGTATGAGGCGCTCTGTACTGCtggcgcggctgctgtcATCGTGCGCCCCTCACAgtgtgaagagggggagagcgacgcTCTCCACTCCGGCGAGATTCATGCAGGTGATATGCGAGACAGACAGGGCCTGCCGGTTGACAGTACAGCGACAGGTGATGATTTGTCAATGGGCCCTCGATCCCCACCTCCACTTCGTCTAGCACAACACGAGGGTATGACGGCCGCGCGCAGACGCCCATCCTCCTCAGCGAGAGCATCAGCCATTAGCGCAGCCACCGACGACACCAAAAGGCACGAGGCCTGCAAAGGGGGTGAGCCAAAACAGAAGGCGAGCGGTCGTACCGTGGCAGATGACGTGGCGCACCGAAGCTCCCCTGCTGCGTCATCCGctggcgcacgcgcagcgcaaAGCACTTCCTCTGGtcttttgcctctctccccaggCGATGCTGATGTGCGCCTTGACATTCTCGAAGAGGTAGAGCTGTGCAATGTGACCCCCATCCTGCCTCGCACCTTTGCTGTAGAGCggctcgtgcagcagcttgtGCCGTGTACTTACATCTTCGCGCCCCAcgcgccacccccacctaGTGCGACACGTGCGTCGTCTGCTAAGCGCGCTGAGGCTGACGCCAACTCCCCTTCATCGGCTGCGCCCGCGCACGGGTTCaatgccccccctcctcgcacaCCTTTGACAAGTCAGTGTCTTGCGCACTTGCGAAAGGTGTCTGATCAGCATCTTGCACTTCTGCGCGGGGCGACCAGCACACCGGTGACGCCAGAGGTCGTGGCGAGCGCTTCGGCAGTGAACGGTGCGTCTCGTACGCGCATGGTGCCGTCCACCGTTCCAGTATACATGCAAGCCACATCGCTGGCGGTGTGCGGAGGCAGCGACCATGACCACTTGACAGCAACGTACACCGGCaagggcggcgacggcgatcCTCATAAGCGTGGCGAACAGGAGAGCGCGAGGGAGTGGAAAGAAGAGGTGCTCTTCACCGGTGGGGTGTGCCAGTCGTTGCTCTCGCGGCTGGCAGACCCGAGCAGCAACGAGAGCGATATGGAAGTGGCTTTGGCTCACGAGACCGATGCACGGCAGGCTGCCGTCGAAGACTCTGCAGCACCTTTGCACTCTGAGGGCTTGCCCTTGGCTAGCAACGACAACGCTCCTACACTACGAGAAGCAAGCGAGTCAGTCTCATCCATCGGCGCAtcggtggcagcaggggTCTTTTCCGTGACGGCCACATGTGAGACTTTTCCTCATTGCACACTCAGTGAGGGTAGTTcatggcggcgccgtggGCGACCGGCTCCAACGCCAGGGCCCCAAACATCGTCTGCATCGCTGACGTCAGCTGTGGTGGAGACTgcaggcagctgctgccacacgGAAAGGATTGCATGGGTGTCATttgccgccgcgcaggcTCGCTACGAGCAGTACCGTCAGCTTCTGCTTcagagacacacatgcgGGGCCAACTTTTCCATGAGCCCCAGCACGGGTGACTCCGCATCCACGAATTCGCGAAGAGTGGAGGACCGCCAAACGCGATtggaggagcagagcgcCATGCCAGACGTGGCGCAATCCGCACTTTCACAGTGCACAGCCGCGACGTCCGACTTCACGGCGGACTTCGAAACAGTTCAGAAGTTCTggaccactgctgccgcagcccctCTCGCCCCGTCCTTCATGGCGACTGATATGGCGACAGACCCGGCGGTCTCTGAAATAGGCCCCACAGACACTGACCTCGACGATGCCAATGTGTTGGCCTTGAGCACCGCCCTTTTCCCGCTGCACAGCAGTCCGCAGCTTCCCCTACCGCTCACATTGTCAAAGCAGCATCATATGGCAGAGCAGTTGTCCCTACGTGCGAGTCAACAGCGGCAGTGTGGCGCTGTTGTAGAGTGGTCTTCCGGCACTGTGAGCTACACCACTGACACGCTGGGGCTctacgaggagcagcaggtgcatTCACAGCGCCTTTATCATGTGCttccaccctcccctccctcccttcctctcgcttctgCGGTGCCGAGCAAGCGCTCCGTGAGCGTTGCtcgtggcgacggcagctTTAGCAACGTCGCAGCTACAGAAGATCGGTCAAGCTTGCGAGGTGCTGTGctcgctcagctgcagcggcttaGTCGCCTCCGCAGTGCtgaatgcgctgctgctcacggTGAAGTGGCGCTGGAAAGTGAGGACACTATCGAGCCTCCTGCGCGTGAGGATGCCGTGGCTGTGGCTGGGGCGACACGCCTTTCACCCCGACCGCCTACTCCCGTGACGAGGAagccgtcaccgccgtcgAGCAGCTTTTCAGCGCCTACATCTCCTAACATCATGCCTGCGGTGGCTCTCTCCGCCCACCAGTGCCGCTGCTATCGCTGTCTTCCCCTTAATGTGCAGTTCGCGCAGGTGCCGTCGCTGACGTTACCTGTTCTGCGCCGCTACCTTGACGTGCTCCATCGCACGGCTCTCCCGGGACTTTccacacagcagcggcgtcaggGTACTACTCTCGCGTCCGCTGTGGAGGTCAGCGCCGTTTCTTCAGCTGAGGAAGCGTCAGAACTGGCGTCGCAGCGAGAACCGTCTTCCAGGACGGCCGCAGTAgcaaggagggggggtctTCCAGCGGAAGAGGTCGGTACCGGCCCCCACGCGTCCAGAGATGGGTGCTGTGGCCGTGCGCGCGCCCATCACAGCGGtcgtcgccggcgctgcggggCGGTGGACGACGTGACGGCCGCAAACGGCGCCAAGCGGAGCAAAAAGGCGTGCGAAGCGACGCCTGTGTCGGTGCCAAGCCGCCCTCACGCACTGCAGGCAGGTGGCGACGCCCAACGAATGCGTGGCGTAGACGATCCGCTGACGGTCTTCccagtgctgcagtggtggctgGACCGCAGACAGGAAGGCGGCAGGCCTACACACGGAACACCACCAAACGGGAAGCGCACCAGGACTGAGACGAGTGATGCCGCTCTGCAGTCGTCCGACGGCGTCCAGCGGTGCGACCGCGCACCTTCGCAGCTGGTGGCACAGATGACAACAGGGCATCGGCACCACGGGGAAGCCTGTGCGTCTGGCCAGGATCGTCCTCGCACCTCTGACAGTAGCTTCCCTTCAGCTGTACCCACCGAACCCTCGAGCGCCGATGTGGTTTCTCTCGACTGGGTTGATGATGCAGTGCTGGACGAGGTTGTCGTGGTAGGTATCGTGCCGCGCGGGCAtccgcaccagctgcagcttgTTGCACCATCTCGTGCCTTCTGCCTGATCCTCATTCAACGGCTGGAGGAGGTTGCCGAGGCAGCCGTGCCGATCCTCGGGTTCATGATACCGCCCCATCCAGCTCCGCCCTTTCCTCTGCCAGGTGGCATGAACAGGGCgccagaggcggcagcggcaacggcaacggCCAGTACGTCTTCGGATACCACCTCCGAGTGGCGGGCCTGGCTCGAGGCGCAGTACTTCACCGCCATGTGGACAACGCTGCGGCAACGACTGACTTCAATAGAATGGCGTACTGTGCTGCAAGAGGCATGTGactctccctttctcgcgAGATGGACCAAAGCGGCGGCTGTCGGATCCGGCAGCAAGAGCGCCGTCTTCCGTGACCATACACTACGCCCCGGACCCGGGCTTATGACAAcggcaagcgagagaggagtgtCAGGATCACCTGCGGCGGAGAGGCACAAAGGTGAGGCGGCCGTACACGAGGCTCTTCACGGCATGCAGACGAGCGTGCGTCGGGCTGCGGAGTTGCACACCACTGCCTGCCTGAGCACTGCCGAGGACCTTGTTGCCCGTGTTATCCTCACAGCGCTGGTTCCTATTCTGCACCGGCGCATCACCGTCATGTACGAACTGTTGCGCCATTTCGCCTCCAAGTCGCTTTACATATCGCACCGCATACAGTGCGACGCGTATCAGCACTGGTACAGCATGACGCCGTCTCCTGCGGCTGTGCTACGGCTGTTACAGCGCAGTGGACGCTTCAGCAGAGCCCTGGCGCGGTGCTACCCGCAGTATGACCTTTCTCCCGTAATGCTATCCCCGCTGACGACACTAGACGGCGGTGGCCAAGGAGGTGCGGCGACACGGGCCACAGTGGCATCGACGTCGCTCCCTTCGAGCCCGCTTAGCCACGCAATGGATGAGGCTGGTAACTCCACAGCTGCCCGTGACGTTACGGCTAGCGAGTCAGAGGTGACTGCGGGGTCGTTGTCAACGCATGAGGATTACTCTCCTCAACTCGAGGACATCTCAGCCACCCACGCGGCAACCTCTCCAGTGCGCTGTCAGGCACGtgcaacagcgacggtggaggGCCGGGACGTGGAGAGTCCTCCGTCTCTGTCCTCATCATCTTCGCCGACGACCACAGCGGCACCAATGGCCGCGACGTCAGCGTGGATGTCGTTTCTTCCGTCTTCCAGCGACGAGCCGTCTCTGcaagcgccgccacagccgcagccgcagccgccgcagcaggcggtgaTGACGTACGTGCCAGAGTCGGCGCTGCTTGACCCTCGCTATCTCCAGCGCTTCGCCTGGTGGATGCACCGTGTCCACCACGGTGCTGGAACGAAcggtagcggcagcgctaccagcagtggcagcagtggcaccggCGGAGTCGGTGTTGGTGCACCGCCACATTCTCGAGTTGCTAGCACAGTGCACATACCGGGTGACTATCTGCGCGTGCTGCCCATGCAGGAGCAAGACGCCTCTATCCGCactgtgctgcgcagcctgGCGCAGAAGGGCCGCACGCTGGACTTGTGGGAGATGAGTCAGCATATTAACAGCCACCACGCGTCGTACGTGTACCACTGA
- a CDS encoding hypothetical protein (TriTrypDB/GeneDB-style sysID: LpmP.12.0780), whose protein sequence is MIDRCYRTLGLNRGAAEADIRRAYRKKALLLHPDRNPNGAEAFKLLQAHYEEVLTDVKRRGAYGGRAPPFSSSPSSAAPAAGAAYRFARAAGTARPPYPPSPTSCFTEKELFGDSIPGGWRDVCARRGAPAQGSSKAGSRGDTEGHSEEINGCRSAVSEEAAAADARWRRAHGTRVPVSAYETSAPAPHPTPLSQPAPSSFSFKSTGTHQRVSSAAAGVSSSTQAQWDSFLSRDHAWKSSPAGASSFRDKGEARGTGRVSESRGCDDDANQNCEPASGSDRDESAADRAYREAMFLHRRMQEFSTKERDAAAEHTRTCSQSSRAFSTEGAHVGSTATHSTEQVGCHQRNDLNTSASSGAKDEGREAKFTKKEALHPQCRDVEATSRHKPNDGRAATSSDDDNDDAAAHSDKCSGAHDSGAGSGPSAALLSGASWNDEPRAGDMFPAKQSPVPSSHNDERLKRDSAHRHAILDERRLLQKEYFRYRYTPNPADVAEMSDMEVYLLASLSEDIYHKMQVVMAARLSKGPCSCCAAAPRARRRLCFTCTHPSICEGCCASGVSKCPLCGAARADRPSPAPPPSATAFSSIEQVGTSSASSASRATRTSLSSSSRSLAAATSRPGPSTPPVLTAEETVE, encoded by the coding sequence ATGATAGATCGTTGCTACCGCACGCTTGGTCTTAATCgtggcgccgccgaggcggaTATTAGGAGAGCCTATCGCAAGAAagctctgctgcttcacccAGACCGAAACCCCAACGGTGCTGAGGCCTTCAAGTTACTCCAGGCCCATTACGAGGAGGTCCTCACAGACGTGAAGCGGCGAGGCGCCTACGGGGGCAGGGCGCCACCTTTTTCCTCGTCACCGTCCTCGGCCGCGCCGGCAGCCGGTGCCGCGTATCGCTTCGCACGAGCGGCCGGCACTGCACGCCCGCCctatcccccctcccccacttcTTGCTTCACAGAGAAGGAGCTATTTGGCGACTCGATCCCTGGTGGTTGGCGTGACGTCTGTGCGCGACGTGGTGCGCCGGCACAAGGAAGCAGCAAGGCAGGCAGCCGAGGCGACACTGAGGGTCACTCAGAGGAGATAAACGGCTgtcgcagcgccgtcagtgaagaggctgctgcggccgacgcgcgatggcgccgcgcgCATGGGACACGTGTGCCCGTGAGTGCATACGAGACCAGCGCTCCGGCGCCACATCCTACGCCCCTATCACAGCCGGCACCatcttcgttttccttcaAATCGACCGGCACACACCAGCGCGTGTCttccgctgcggcaggagtCTCTTCGTCAACTCAGGCGCAGTGGGACAGCTTTCTCTCACGGGATCATGCGTGGAAGTCATCTCCCGCTGGGGCATCGTCGTTCCGTGACAAGGGTGAGGCCAGAGGCACCGGCAGAGTCAGTGAATCGCGGGGTTGTGATGACGATGCCAATCAGAACTGCGAACCCGCGAGCGGCAGTGACAGAGACGAGTCTGCCGCGGATCGCGCGTATCGCGAGGCCATGTTTCTACACCGCCGCATGCAGGAATTTTcgacgaaagagagagacgcagctgctgagcatACGCGGACATGCTCACAGTCCTCCCGCGCATTCTCAACTGAGGGGGCGCACGtcggcagcactgccacccACTCTACCGAACAAGTGGGCTGTCACCAGCGGAACGACCTTAACACGagtgccagcagcggcgcgaagGACGAAGGCCGCGAGGCGAAGTTCACTAAAAAGGAGGCGTTGCACCCGCAGTGTCGCGACGTGGAGGCGACATCGCGTCACAAACCAAACGACGGCCGCGCAGCCACCTCGtccgacgacgacaacgatgATGCGGCAGCTCACTCTGACaagtgcagcggtgctcaTGACTCTGGTGCGGGGTCGGGGCCATCAGCGGCACTCCTGTCGGGGGCGTCTTGGAACGATGAGCCTCGTGCAGGCGACATGTTCCCAGCGAAGCAGAGCCCAGTGCCGTCCTCGCACAATGATGAGCGGCTCAAGAGAGACTCCGCCCATCGACATGCGATCCTAGATGAGCGCCGTCTCCTGCAGAAGGAGTACTTTCGCTACCGCTACACTCCCAACCCGGCCGACGTGGCTGAGATGAGCGACATGGAGGTGTACCTGTTAGCGTCTCTCTCCGAGGACATCTATCACAAGATGCAAGTTGTCATGGCGGCACGCCTGAGTAAAGGGCCGTGtagctgctgtgccgccgcgccacgagcgcggcggcgtttGTGCTTCACCTGCACGCACCCCAGCATCTGTGaaggctgctgcgcgtcagGGGTCTCCAAGTGCCCTCTctgcggagctgcgcggGCGGATCGGCCGagtccagcgccgcctcccagcgccaccgccttctcttcgATAGAGCAAGTCGGCACCAGCAGTGCTTCTAGCGCCTCTAGAGCAACACGCACTTCATTGTCATCTTCCTCCAGGTCattggcagcagcgacgtctAGGCCGGGTCCCAGCACCCCCCCTGTGCTTACTGCTGAGGAGACTGTGGAGTGA